The following coding sequences are from one Hyalangium gracile window:
- a CDS encoding serine O-acetyltransferase: MDSLLKSFHAFRAPLLALQADGTRLIDACRARGALLPRASAALDSSLWALALLRLGAGFRGMLGTSLGLSTLLRLGFHIDVWSDAIGPGLRLPHPFNIIIGEGVEIGPACTLLHGVTLQNGPGTRVGQGVFLANGVTVLAGSRIGAGSLIGAASVVRGEIPPASVAVGAPARVVRATRPGEVAP; encoded by the coding sequence ATGGACTCGCTCTTGAAATCCTTCCATGCCTTTCGTGCCCCCTTGCTGGCCCTCCAGGCGGACGGCACGCGGTTGATCGACGCTTGCCGCGCCCGGGGGGCCCTGCTCCCGCGAGCCTCCGCCGCGCTCGACTCGTCCCTGTGGGCCCTGGCCCTGCTCAGGCTCGGGGCCGGGTTCCGGGGAATGCTGGGAACCTCGCTGGGGCTGTCGACGCTGCTGCGGCTGGGCTTTCACATCGACGTGTGGAGCGATGCCATCGGCCCCGGGCTGCGGCTGCCCCACCCCTTCAACATCATCATCGGAGAGGGCGTGGAGATTGGACCTGCCTGCACGCTGCTTCATGGCGTGACGCTCCAGAATGGGCCTGGCACCCGTGTCGGACAGGGAGTGTTCCTCGCCAATGGGGTGACCGTTCTGGCGGGCTCCCGGATCGGAGCTGGGAGCCTCATCGGCGCGGCCAGCGTGGTGCGTGGAGAGATTCCTCCTGCCTCCGTGGCGGTGGGCGCCCCCGCACGCGTAGTGCGAGCCACCCGTCCTGGGGAGGTCGCGCCATGA
- a CDS encoding sigma-54-dependent transcriptional regulator, with protein MSRDSTLRALLRTWIEVEGFDVLEFEQGRDVLQCETSEWAAVCLDLALEDMGGMDVLRHLRARDALLPIVVLAADQDINAAVQAVRLGAHDYVTQPLEGPRIIRSLREAAEYRWDSWRSRQPEQAAEEELLMGRLIGRSPPMRALVRQLQRVLQAEVPVCIFGETGTGKELVARSIHEEGARARGPLVAVNCAAFAESLLESELFGHDRGAFTGAFATHKGCFEQAQGGTLFLDEVGEMSASTQVRLLRTLQERTIRRVGGTTEIRVDVRIIAATHRDLLAEVKSGRFREDLYYRLAVYPIQVPPLRERTSDIPLFINHFLRKSGWGDRSRPSRVSHEALTALLRYRWPGNVRELENVLQRAALSCDGTQIELAHLPAELRALVLPDIPKGFPSARAVAAEPLPEVGAVVPLRELERREILKALTVTHGSVAKAARLLGLGRATLYRRLGELHLSSAMDDRSGGYPQPMRGLPEP; from the coding sequence GTGAGTCGTGATTCCACTCTTCGCGCGCTGCTGCGCACCTGGATCGAGGTCGAGGGTTTCGACGTGCTCGAGTTCGAGCAGGGGCGAGACGTATTGCAATGCGAGACATCCGAGTGGGCCGCTGTCTGTCTCGATCTCGCGCTCGAGGACATGGGGGGAATGGATGTCCTGAGGCACCTGCGGGCACGAGATGCCCTGCTCCCCATCGTGGTCCTCGCCGCGGACCAGGACATCAACGCGGCGGTGCAGGCGGTCCGCCTGGGAGCGCATGACTACGTGACGCAGCCCCTGGAGGGTCCCCGCATCATCCGTTCGCTGAGGGAGGCGGCCGAATACCGGTGGGACAGCTGGCGGTCGCGGCAGCCCGAGCAGGCCGCCGAGGAGGAGCTGCTGATGGGTCGCCTCATCGGACGCAGCCCTCCGATGCGCGCCCTGGTGAGGCAGCTCCAGCGGGTCCTCCAGGCGGAGGTGCCCGTGTGCATCTTCGGTGAGACGGGAACTGGCAAGGAGCTGGTGGCTCGCTCCATCCATGAGGAGGGAGCGCGGGCCCGGGGGCCGCTGGTGGCCGTCAACTGCGCCGCCTTCGCGGAGTCCCTGCTCGAGTCGGAGCTCTTCGGACACGACCGGGGCGCCTTCACCGGCGCCTTCGCCACCCACAAGGGCTGCTTCGAGCAGGCGCAAGGGGGCACCCTGTTCCTCGATGAGGTGGGGGAGATGAGCGCCTCCACGCAGGTCCGGCTGCTGAGGACGTTGCAGGAGCGAACCATCCGCCGGGTCGGCGGAACGACGGAGATCCGCGTCGACGTCCGGATCATCGCCGCCACCCACCGGGATCTCCTGGCGGAGGTGAAGAGCGGGCGGTTTCGCGAGGATCTCTATTACCGGCTCGCCGTCTATCCCATCCAGGTTCCTCCTCTCCGGGAGCGGACTTCGGACATCCCGCTGTTCATCAATCACTTCCTGAGGAAGTCGGGTTGGGGCGACAGGAGCCGCCCCAGCCGCGTCAGCCACGAGGCGCTCACGGCGCTGCTTCGCTATCGCTGGCCTGGCAATGTGCGCGAGCTGGAGAACGTCCTCCAGCGGGCCGCGCTCTCCTGTGATGGGACGCAGATCGAGCTCGCGCACCTGCCGGCGGAGCTGCGCGCGCTCGTGCTCCCCGACATCCCGAAGGGGTTTCCATCCGCAAGGGCGGTGGCGGCCGAGCCACTGCCCGAGGTGGGGGCGGTCGTGCCCCTCCGGGAGCTGGAGCGCAGGGAGATCCTCAAGGCGTTGACGGTGACGCATGGGAGTGTGGCGAAGGCGGCCAGGCTGCTGGGGCTCGGGCGAGCCACCCTGTACCGCCGCTTGGGGGAACTGCACCTCTCCTCGGCCATGGACGATCGCTCAGGGGGGTATCCGCAGCCCATGCGGGGCCTGCCAGAACCCTGA
- a CDS encoding kelch repeat-containing protein, whose translation MASHTSALVVGWEATGAMGEARKYHAGVVLPSGQVLVAGGYNASGFLSSATVYEPATGTWTAVAAMPVARQAHAAVVLSNGKVLVAGGENATGRLASTAVYDPATNTWASTGTFASGVARDWLTATALSNGKVLVAGGGNAGGAQNKVDVYDVATGTWAVGPALKTARRSHTATVLADGKVLVVGGWSGGVIGASEVYDPVTNTWSATGALGTGRYEHTATLLPSGQVLVAGGRSSGGVVATAELYDPGTGQWSAASAMSSARVQHTATLLSTGKVLVAGGLSGSAATSALASAEVYDPGTGQWSAVAPMGSARFLHVAVGLEAQGKVLVVGGVSASNSSQKTAELYAYDACAGVVCTSAPGACYEAAGTCNNGVCSYAPKAVGASCDDGDSCTGADACNGAGVCVGSATSCGSPPGQCYEAAGTCSGGTCSYAYKAAGAECDDGDACTVEEVCNGAGGCAGTPVSCNSPPGQCYEAAGTCSQGACTYAPKAAGSACDDGNGGTLNDVCNGAGACAGVVACTTPPSACHDSPGTYANGVCTYPFKAGGTLCDDGNACTTGDTCNGQGSCAGAEVVCNSPPTACYRAAGVCGGGTCSYTPEPAGVACASDGDACTQDVCDGSGACAHPLAPAGTSCGSGQVCNSAGQCLNGCWIAGAYYAAGTTNPAGDCQQCNPSVSTNSWSFKPATTECRASGGVCDMAEYCTGSSASCPADSKQPSTTSCRASAGSCDVAEYCTGSSNACPADGFASNSTQCRASASECDVAESCTGTSASCPADGFKASGAACSSDSNACTSDVCNGAGTCSHPLVSAGTSCGSGQVCNSAGQCLNGCWIAGAYYAAGTTNPAGDCQQCNPSVSTNSWSFKPATTECRASGGVCDMAEYCTGSSASCPADSKQPSTTSCRASAGSCDVAEYCTGSSNACPADGFASNSTQCRASAGVCDVAEHCTGNTATCPADAKQPSTTQCRGSAGACDAAEYCTGSSNSCPGDGYAANGTSCGTPSTGSWSGCDADACGGSGTQSRSVTRYTCSSGTCAQSTSTETQSCTTPTVSCPSTSYGSWGSCDADACGGWGTQSRSVTEYECSGGGCQPSSWTQTRDCYKSEVSCPATQYGSWSGCDANACGGSGVRSRSVTDYSCSGGGCQPSSWTEWQSCTIPTVTCPPTDYGDWSSCYADACGGSGQQFRWVSTYGCSNGTCSPFSQAEFRNCTVPTVTCPATTESWSQCDYSDSCDQEATQTRTVTSYSCSSGQCVPSSTTTTYECARSTDYTSCGPNWKFQCYQGVCEYMP comes from the coding sequence GTGGCCAGCCATACTTCCGCGCTGGTGGTGGGTTGGGAGGCAACAGGGGCGATGGGCGAGGCGCGCAAGTACCACGCGGGAGTGGTGCTGCCGTCGGGGCAGGTGCTGGTGGCGGGTGGGTACAACGCCAGCGGGTTTCTGTCCTCTGCGACGGTGTACGAGCCGGCAACGGGAACCTGGACAGCGGTGGCCGCGATGCCGGTGGCCCGGCAGGCGCATGCGGCGGTGGTGTTGAGCAACGGCAAGGTGCTGGTGGCCGGAGGAGAGAATGCCACCGGCCGCCTGGCTTCCACAGCGGTGTATGACCCGGCCACCAACACGTGGGCCTCCACGGGGACGTTTGCCTCGGGAGTGGCACGTGACTGGCTGACGGCGACGGCGTTGAGCAACGGCAAGGTGCTGGTGGCCGGAGGAGGGAACGCCGGGGGAGCGCAGAACAAGGTGGATGTGTATGACGTGGCCACGGGGACGTGGGCGGTGGGGCCCGCGCTGAAGACCGCGCGGCGCAGCCACACGGCGACGGTGCTGGCCGATGGGAAGGTGCTGGTGGTGGGAGGGTGGAGTGGAGGGGTCATCGGAGCGTCGGAGGTGTACGACCCGGTGACGAACACGTGGAGTGCGACGGGGGCGCTGGGCACGGGGCGCTACGAGCACACGGCGACGCTGCTGCCCTCGGGCCAGGTGCTGGTGGCGGGAGGGCGTAGCAGTGGCGGAGTGGTGGCGACCGCGGAACTGTACGACCCAGGCACGGGCCAGTGGAGCGCTGCGAGCGCGATGAGCAGCGCCCGAGTGCAGCACACGGCGACACTGCTGAGCACGGGGAAGGTGTTGGTGGCCGGAGGGCTATCAGGGAGCGCGGCGACGAGCGCGCTGGCGAGCGCGGAGGTGTACGACCCGGGCACGGGGCAGTGGAGCGCGGTGGCGCCGATGGGAAGCGCGAGGTTCCTGCACGTGGCAGTGGGGCTGGAGGCGCAGGGCAAGGTGTTGGTGGTGGGAGGGGTGAGCGCCAGCAACTCGAGCCAGAAGACAGCGGAACTGTATGCGTATGACGCGTGCGCGGGGGTGGTCTGCACCAGCGCGCCAGGGGCGTGCTACGAGGCGGCTGGCACGTGCAACAATGGGGTGTGCAGCTACGCGCCGAAGGCCGTGGGAGCGAGCTGCGATGACGGGGATTCGTGCACCGGGGCGGACGCGTGCAACGGGGCTGGAGTGTGCGTGGGAAGTGCCACCAGCTGCGGCAGCCCGCCCGGGCAGTGCTACGAGGCGGCGGGGACGTGCAGCGGAGGGACGTGCTCCTACGCGTATAAGGCCGCCGGAGCGGAGTGTGACGATGGGGATGCCTGCACGGTGGAGGAGGTGTGCAACGGGGCCGGAGGGTGCGCGGGAACGCCGGTGAGCTGTAACAGTCCTCCGGGGCAGTGCTACGAGGCGGCGGGCACGTGCAGCCAAGGGGCTTGCACCTATGCGCCCAAGGCCGCGGGCAGCGCGTGCGATGATGGCAATGGGGGCACGCTCAACGACGTGTGCAACGGAGCGGGAGCGTGCGCTGGCGTGGTGGCGTGCACGACGCCGCCAAGCGCGTGCCACGACTCGCCAGGGACTTATGCCAACGGGGTGTGCACCTACCCGTTCAAGGCCGGGGGAACGCTGTGCGATGACGGCAATGCGTGCACCACGGGAGACACGTGCAACGGGCAGGGCAGCTGCGCAGGAGCGGAGGTGGTGTGTAACAGCCCGCCCACTGCCTGTTACCGAGCGGCTGGAGTGTGTGGTGGCGGCACGTGCAGTTATACGCCGGAGCCCGCGGGCGTGGCGTGTGCCAGTGATGGTGACGCCTGCACCCAGGACGTGTGTGATGGATCCGGGGCGTGCGCCCACCCGCTGGCGCCCGCTGGTACCTCGTGCGGCTCGGGGCAGGTGTGTAACAGCGCGGGCCAGTGTCTGAACGGGTGTTGGATCGCCGGTGCGTACTACGCGGCCGGGACGACCAACCCCGCTGGGGACTGCCAGCAGTGCAACCCAAGCGTGTCGACGAACAGCTGGAGCTTCAAGCCGGCGACCACAGAGTGCCGGGCTTCGGGCGGGGTGTGCGACATGGCGGAGTACTGCACCGGCAGCAGTGCCAGTTGTCCCGCGGACAGCAAGCAGCCGAGCACCACGTCATGCCGGGCCTCGGCAGGCAGCTGCGATGTGGCGGAGTACTGCACCGGCAGCAGCAATGCCTGCCCGGCGGATGGCTTTGCCTCCAACTCTACACAGTGCCGCGCCTCGGCCAGCGAGTGTGACGTGGCGGAGAGCTGCACGGGAACAAGCGCGAGCTGCCCGGCGGATGGCTTCAAGGCTTCAGGAGCAGCGTGCAGCAGCGACAGCAACGCTTGCACCAGCGACGTGTGCAATGGCGCTGGTACCTGCAGCCACCCACTGGTGTCTGCTGGTACCTCGTGCGGCTCGGGACAGGTGTGTAACAGCGCGGGCCAGTGTCTGAACGGGTGTTGGATCGCCGGTGCGTACTATGCGGCCGGGACGACCAACCCCGCTGGGGACTGCCAGCAGTGCAACCCAAGCGTGTCGACGAACAGCTGGAGCTTCAAGCCGGCGACCACAGAGTGCCGGGCTTCGGGCGGGGTGTGCGACATGGCGGAGTACTGCACCGGCAGCAGTGCCAGTTGTCCCGCGGACAGCAAGCAGCCGAGCACCACGTCATGCCGGGCCTCGGCAGGCAGCTGCGATGTGGCGGAGTACTGCACCGGCAGCAGCAATGCCTGCCCGGCGGATGGCTTTGCCTCCAACTCTACACAGTGCCGCGCTTCCGCGGGCGTGTGCGACGTGGCCGAGCACTGTACAGGCAACACGGCCACGTGCCCCGCGGACGCCAAGCAGCCCAGCACGACGCAGTGCCGCGGCTCGGCTGGAGCCTGTGATGCGGCGGAGTACTGCACTGGCAGCAGCAACAGTTGCCCTGGGGATGGGTATGCCGCCAACGGGACGAGCTGCGGCACTCCCAGCACCGGCTCCTGGAGTGGCTGCGATGCCGACGCGTGCGGAGGCTCGGGCACGCAGTCGCGCTCCGTGACGCGGTACACGTGCTCCAGCGGCACCTGCGCTCAGTCCACCTCTACCGAGACGCAGAGCTGCACCACGCCTACCGTCTCGTGCCCCTCTACCAGTTACGGGAGCTGGGGCTCCTGCGATGCCGATGCCTGCGGGGGGTGGGGCACGCAGTCGCGCTCCGTGACGGAGTACGAGTGCTCTGGCGGTGGGTGCCAGCCGTCCTCCTGGACGCAGACGCGGGATTGTTACAAGTCCGAAGTCTCATGCCCTGCCACTCAGTACGGCTCCTGGAGTGGCTGCGACGCCAACGCGTGCGGAGGCTCGGGCGTCCGGTCGCGCTCCGTGACGGATTACTCGTGCTCCGGCGGTGGGTGCCAGCCGTCCTCCTGGACGGAGTGGCAGTCGTGCACCATTCCTACCGTTACCTGCCCCCCCACCGATTACGGCGATTGGAGCAGCTGTTATGCCGACGCGTGCGGTGGCTCGGGCCAGCAGTTTCGCTGGGTGTCGACCTACGGGTGTTCCAACGGCACATGCTCGCCGTTCAGCCAGGCGGAATTCCGGAACTGCACCGTTCCTACCGTCACCTGCCCGGCAACTACCGAGAGCTGGAGCCAGTGTGACTACAGCGACTCCTGTGATCAGGAAGCCACCCAGACTCGGACTGTGACCAGCTACAGCTGCTCCTCGGGACAGTGCGTGCCGTCCTCCACGACGACGACGTACGAGTGCGCACGCTCCACCGACTACACCAGCTGCGGCCCCAACTGGAAGTTCCAGTGCTATCAGGGCGTTTGCGAATATATGCCCTGA
- a CDS encoding O-antigen ligase family protein: MPATQPWMETKSLVFLALCSVAVPVGVALVRRYPRLKDFCAALMVFGTTEPELVSINFYSREWYRGTTRGFELCWLDFLWLFILVDEWRSARPACPRQRPVSLISMLVFFSYNALNVVLSEPRLFGLFELSKALRAIMVFLAFAHYVKNERDLRRLVWALSLAVIYEWSWTIYARLVLGHARSEGTLSHPNALSMYNLIAVPLLLAVALSDADQRLRRLCGIAAFLGTTSVMFTVSRAGLFSIALLLLAVGLTCGSWRITPRKLAVAGLVCVSGAVLYARLAPAFEARFASEGGLQEEFGGEAHEGRGSYLVLADLMSAENFWGCGLNNWSYCVSNRYGPMIGAHYLPYRGTDELPPDGPIPADSNIDDPQAPPGHSLYAITLGETGWPGVILFTWVWLCWLWMAGSFLFKRSPAFRSRFGVGVFFGLAGAFSQSIVEWEFRQTPLLFLLHILIGALAAVYPARPSLSPSHAPAVRVSCVPSRIRRPG; the protein is encoded by the coding sequence ATGCCTGCAACTCAGCCATGGATGGAGACCAAGAGCCTGGTGTTCCTGGCGCTGTGCTCGGTCGCCGTTCCCGTGGGCGTTGCCCTGGTGAGGAGGTATCCACGGCTCAAGGACTTCTGTGCGGCCCTGATGGTCTTCGGGACCACCGAGCCCGAGCTGGTGTCCATCAACTTCTACAGCCGCGAGTGGTACCGGGGCACCACGCGGGGCTTCGAGCTGTGTTGGCTCGACTTCCTGTGGCTCTTCATCCTGGTGGACGAGTGGAGGAGCGCGCGGCCAGCGTGCCCTCGCCAGCGCCCCGTCAGCCTGATCAGCATGCTGGTGTTCTTCTCGTACAACGCCCTGAATGTCGTCCTGTCGGAGCCCCGGCTGTTCGGCCTCTTCGAGCTGTCGAAGGCCCTGCGCGCGATCATGGTGTTCCTGGCGTTCGCGCATTACGTCAAGAACGAGAGGGATCTGCGCCGGCTCGTCTGGGCGCTGTCCCTGGCGGTCATCTACGAGTGGTCCTGGACGATCTACGCCCGCCTCGTCCTGGGACACGCACGGTCCGAGGGCACGCTGAGCCACCCCAACGCCTTGTCGATGTACAACCTGATCGCGGTCCCGCTGCTGCTGGCGGTGGCGCTCTCGGACGCCGACCAGCGGCTGCGGAGGCTGTGCGGGATCGCCGCGTTCCTGGGCACGACGTCCGTGATGTTCACGGTCTCGCGAGCGGGGTTGTTCTCCATCGCGCTGCTGCTGCTCGCCGTGGGGCTGACGTGCGGTTCCTGGCGCATCACCCCGAGAAAGCTCGCGGTAGCGGGCCTGGTCTGTGTATCGGGGGCGGTGCTCTACGCCAGGCTGGCCCCCGCTTTCGAGGCCCGCTTCGCCTCGGAGGGTGGACTCCAGGAGGAGTTTGGGGGCGAGGCTCACGAGGGGCGCGGTTCGTACCTGGTCCTGGCGGATTTGATGTCCGCCGAGAACTTCTGGGGATGCGGGCTGAACAACTGGTCCTACTGCGTCTCCAATCGGTATGGCCCGATGATTGGAGCCCATTACCTGCCCTATCGCGGGACGGACGAGCTGCCGCCAGACGGCCCCATCCCGGCGGACTCGAACATTGATGATCCGCAAGCGCCCCCCGGCCACAGCCTCTATGCCATCACCCTGGGCGAGACAGGCTGGCCGGGCGTCATCCTCTTTACCTGGGTCTGGCTGTGCTGGCTTTGGATGGCCGGGAGCTTTCTTTTCAAGCGCTCGCCCGCGTTTCGCTCCCGCTTCGGCGTGGGAGTCTTCTTCGGCCTGGCTGGCGCCTTCTCCCAGAGCATCGTCGAATGGGAGTTTCGCCAGACGCCGCTGCTGTTCTTGCTTCACATCCTGATTGGCGCGCTCGCAGCCGTGTATCCAGCGCGGCCCTCCTTGAGTCCGAGCCACGCACCGGCAGTGCGAGTTTCATGTGTCCCTTCTCGAATTCGTCGCCCTGGGTAA
- a CDS encoding acyltransferase family protein encodes MRNQTVRQVLSDDLFFVRGTSLVLVVLIHVMGVEPSQGVRQLLSPEPEALRFAAGLIHSFNMAVMLISSGAAVSLFGEPDTSFRQFAHKKLRKLVVPLLVWAPVFLGVHELSQACPKTLEGWLALLGRLPTAWFPPYAIFWFIHALVGCTWLAWVYKRLVPAPSRWEGLGYLGGAVVLHAVAESWGSALDGAGMRYLRLILFSNCFFGLGMSLAPWLATAHRRLSRLPLSLQGLLPGGLLGVLVWLQASRSSEEHGELRLLLGPLGFCMQLTLAVFCLGVARRLNSGRKGLASWIVYLGSISMPLYLFHIYFVSGLRLVLVRVQPEAPLALHLVLGTIVGLLGPLSLYLLLKRNRAFRWSIGLPRAPEDASRASPSRSSGSAIAAR; translated from the coding sequence ATGCGCAACCAGACCGTTCGCCAGGTGCTCTCTGATGACCTGTTCTTCGTCCGCGGCACCAGCCTGGTGCTCGTGGTGCTCATCCATGTGATGGGAGTGGAGCCCTCTCAGGGAGTCCGCCAGCTGCTCTCTCCGGAGCCCGAGGCACTGCGGTTCGCCGCGGGCCTCATCCACAGCTTCAACATGGCGGTGATGCTCATCAGCTCGGGCGCGGCGGTGTCGCTCTTCGGGGAGCCGGACACCTCCTTCCGGCAGTTCGCGCACAAGAAGCTGCGCAAGCTCGTCGTCCCCCTGCTGGTATGGGCCCCTGTCTTCCTCGGAGTCCACGAACTCTCCCAGGCATGCCCGAAGACCCTCGAAGGGTGGCTGGCGCTGCTGGGCAGGCTCCCGACCGCGTGGTTCCCTCCCTATGCCATCTTCTGGTTCATCCACGCGCTGGTGGGCTGTACCTGGCTGGCGTGGGTGTACAAGCGCCTCGTGCCCGCCCCGAGCCGATGGGAGGGGCTCGGTTACCTGGGTGGGGCCGTCGTGCTGCATGCCGTCGCCGAGAGCTGGGGCTCCGCCTTGGATGGCGCTGGCATGAGGTACCTCCGGCTCATCCTCTTCTCGAACTGCTTCTTTGGCCTGGGCATGAGCCTTGCCCCCTGGCTGGCGACGGCGCACCGAAGGCTGTCCCGACTGCCCCTGTCTCTCCAGGGACTGCTGCCAGGGGGACTGCTGGGAGTGCTGGTCTGGCTCCAGGCCTCGAGGTCCAGCGAGGAGCATGGAGAGCTCCGCCTGCTCCTTGGCCCGCTGGGGTTCTGCATGCAGCTCACCCTGGCCGTCTTCTGTCTGGGTGTGGCTCGGCGCCTGAACTCCGGGAGGAAGGGGCTGGCGAGCTGGATCGTGTACCTGGGCTCGATCAGCATGCCGCTCTACCTCTTCCACATCTACTTCGTGTCCGGGCTCAGGCTGGTGTTGGTGCGGGTGCAGCCCGAAGCGCCGCTCGCCCTGCATCTGGTGCTGGGTACGATCGTGGGACTGCTGGGGCCCTTGAGCCTCTACCTCCTGCTCAAGAGGAACCGCGCCTTCCGCTGGAGTATCGGTCTGCCCCGGGCCCCAGAGGATGCGTCCAGGGCTTCGCCCTCCCGAAGCTCCGGGTCCGCGATCGCTGCCCGCTAG
- a CDS encoding glycosyltransferase family 4 protein, translating into MRLAITLGGTDWGRSGLGTYTRALLPRLRRGLSETGGSLIAMGTARDFEAYADVLGDTERVRVPAYADHPALGASWYLARAGARARAAGADVLLLPAANRRAALRPGLPTVGVIHDLAQFNVPRKYDGLRTRYVRYLLPKAFAELEALVAVSHATRADVARVMSRPVDQIHMIANGVDTERFAPMEDARVAEARARLGLEAPYFLYPSRLEHPGKNHLRLLSAYAASSARDSHQLVLVGADWGAEDLIRAEIQRFRLTDRVRLLGYVAEELLPALMAGADAVIAVGLCEGFGLPALEALAAGRPVVATRAGALPEVVGELGILCDPLDAQDMARALTRAASDAAFSARVRREGPAYARLRGWERTCEGLLQVCRSVALPVLTNVTGSLVSG; encoded by the coding sequence ATGAGGCTCGCCATCACCTTGGGAGGCACGGATTGGGGGCGCTCCGGGCTCGGCACGTATACGCGGGCCCTGCTCCCTCGCCTGCGCCGCGGGCTCTCCGAGACGGGGGGCAGCCTCATCGCCATGGGCACCGCCAGGGACTTCGAGGCCTATGCCGACGTCCTCGGGGATACCGAGCGCGTGAGGGTGCCCGCGTACGCGGATCATCCCGCCCTGGGTGCCTCGTGGTACCTGGCGCGTGCTGGGGCCCGCGCACGCGCCGCGGGAGCGGATGTGCTGCTGCTCCCGGCGGCCAACCGCCGTGCGGCGCTGCGCCCCGGTCTACCCACCGTGGGCGTCATCCACGATCTGGCTCAGTTCAACGTCCCCAGGAAGTACGACGGGCTGAGGACCCGCTACGTGCGCTACCTCCTGCCGAAGGCCTTCGCCGAGCTCGAAGCCCTGGTGGCCGTCAGCCACGCGACGCGTGCGGACGTGGCGCGTGTCATGAGCCGCCCGGTCGATCAGATCCACATGATCGCGAATGGGGTGGACACCGAGCGCTTCGCGCCCATGGAGGACGCGCGTGTCGCGGAGGCTCGCGCCCGACTGGGCCTCGAGGCCCCCTACTTCCTGTATCCGTCTCGCCTCGAGCACCCGGGGAAGAACCACCTGCGGCTGCTGAGCGCCTATGCCGCGTCCTCCGCCCGCGACAGCCACCAGCTGGTGCTCGTGGGCGCGGACTGGGGAGCAGAGGATCTCATCCGCGCCGAGATCCAGCGGTTCAGGCTGACGGACCGCGTCCGGCTGCTGGGTTACGTGGCGGAGGAGCTCCTGCCCGCACTCATGGCGGGCGCGGATGCGGTCATCGCGGTGGGGCTCTGCGAGGGCTTCGGCCTGCCAGCCCTGGAGGCACTGGCCGCGGGCCGTCCCGTGGTGGCCACTCGTGCCGGGGCGCTCCCCGAGGTGGTCGGGGAGCTCGGCATCCTCTGCGATCCGCTCGATGCCCAGGACATGGCGCGAGCGCTGACTCGCGCCGCCAGCGATGCAGCCTTCTCAGCCCGGGTTCGGCGGGAGGGGCCCGCCTACGCCCGGTTGCGAGGCTGGGAACGGACCTGTGAGGGGCTGCTGCAGGTCTGCCGTTCCGTAGCCCTCCCGGTGCTGACGAATGTCACCGGGAGTCTCGTGAGTGGGTGA